DNA sequence from the Chloroflexota bacterium genome:
CTCCACACTGCCTGGGAAGCGTCCGTAGTTGGAGTCGTACTTCAGCAGGTGGGCGTTGGTTTGAGCGTCGAAGAGGTCGTTGACGGCCACTACGGAAAGGTCATCGGGATAGTAATCCAGCATGGCCTTGAAGGCCTGCCGTCCGATCCTGCCGAAACCATTGATGCCGATTTTCACTGCCATGATCTCCTCCCGGTAATGGATTGGATGCTCATAGGGTTGTATAAAGTGGCAACCAGTCTAATTCGTCACCAGCAACTGGGGGACGAGGATTCGAACCTCGGTACGCAGATCCAGAGTCTGCTGTCCTACCGCTAGACGATCCCCCAGCGCGTCCGAAATATTAGCACAAATCTTGTCAATTGGCAAATAGGAGTGGTGCACTCCGAATTAAAGCGAATGCTATCAGATCTCTAATAGCCGTGTCTCGGCCTGTTCTAACCTCCGCAGGGTTCGCTCCTTTCCTAAGATGCTCAATGTTCCGAATAGCGGAGGTGAGACTTCTTTTCCAGTAGTAGCCACCCGAATGGTCCCGAATACTTGTCGCGCTTTCATGCCCAGTTGTTCCACCAACGGCCGCAGCGCTCTCTCCACTGTCGCCTCATCAAAACAGGGGAGCCCCTTCAGTGCCTCCCGCGCTGCCCGTAACACTCGCAGTGCATCTTCCTTCGTCATATCTTTTTCGACAAGCCGTGCTGGATTATACTCGAGGCTTTCAGAGAAGAAGAAATCCAC
Encoded proteins:
- a CDS encoding type I glyceraldehyde-3-phosphate dehydrogenase, which gives rise to MAVKIGINGFGRIGRQAFKAMLDYYPDDLSVVAVNDLFDAQTNAHLLKYDSNYGRFPGSVE